Genomic window (Streptomyces liliiviolaceus):
TCCATCTTCTCGGGGAAGTTGGAGGCGCTGGAGCGGATCGGCACGAACTGCTCCTCGTTGAAGCCGAACTTCTTCGCCGTCTCCAACATGTCCTCCTTGCCGACGTCGACGCCGAGCTTGCCGAAGACGGTGTTGCAGGACACGCGCAGCGCCTCGCGCAGCGTCGCGTTCTTGCAGGGGATGTTCCCCTCGTTCTTCAGCTCGGTGGTGGTGTCCGGCAGGGTGTACGGAAGAGGAGAGTCGGTTTTCTCATCCGCGCTGTCGACGATCCCGTGCTCCAGCGCCGCCGCGGCCGTGACCACCTTGAACGTCGACCCGGGCGGGTAGATCTCGCGCAGCGCCCTGTTCTGCATCGGGTCGTCGGGGTTGTTCTTCTTCTGCAGCTTGTTCCAGGCGTTTCCGTCGACCTTGGTGGAGTTCCCGGCGAACGTCGAGGGGTCGTACGAGGGGGTGGAGGCCAGTGCCAGGATCGCGCCGGTCTCCGGGTCGATCGCGGCGACGGCGCCCTTGCCCTGCTTCAGCAGCCCCTTGTACGCGGCCTTCTGCGCGGCGGCGTTGAGCGTGGTGACGACATTGCCGCCCGCCTGCTTCTTGCCGGTGATCATGTCGAGCGTGCGGCGGAAGAAGAGCCGGTCGTCGTTGCCGGTGAGGATCCCGTCCTCGATGCTCTCCAGCTGCGTGGCACCGAAGGCCTGCGAGGCGTAGCCCGTGACGGGGGCCCACATCGCGCCGTCCTTGTAGGTGCGCTTGTACTCGAAGTCGTTGAAGTCGTCGCCGTTCGTCTTGGCGGACCCGGTGATCGGTTCGCCGTCGACGATGATGTCGCCGCGCGGTGTGGCGTAGCGCGCGATGGCGACGCGGCGGTTCTTCGTGTCGTCCTTCAGCGAGTCGGCCTGGACGTACTGGATCCAGTTGTCGCGGATGAGCAGGGCGAGCACGAGGAGCCCGCAGAAGATCGCGATCCGGCGCAGGGGCTTGTTCACGGTCGGACCACCTGGGTCATCTCGGCGTCGGGGTTGGGTGCGGGGGCCGGCGCGGGCCGGCGGGCGGTGTCGCTGATGCGGATCAGGATGCCGACGAGGGCCCAGTTGGCGATGACGGACGAACCTCCGTACGCCAGGAACGGCATCGTCATACCGGTGAGCGGGATCAGGCCCATGACGCCGCCGGCGACCACGAAGACCTGGAGGGCGAAGGCGCCCGAGAGACCGATGGCGAGCAGCTTGCCGAAGGGGTCGCGGGCGGCGAGGGCGGTGCGTACGCCGCGTTCCACGATCAGGCCGTACATCAGCAGGATCGCCATCACGCCGGCCAGGCCCAGCTCCTCGCCGAAGGTGGCGAGGATGAAGTCGGAGTTGGCGGCGAAGCCGATGAGGTCGGAGTTGCCCTGGCCGAGGCC
Coding sequences:
- a CDS encoding peptidoglycan D,D-transpeptidase FtsI family protein, with product MNKPLRRIAIFCGLLVLALLIRDNWIQYVQADSLKDDTKNRRVAIARYATPRGDIIVDGEPITGSAKTNGDDFNDFEYKRTYKDGAMWAPVTGYASQAFGATQLESIEDGILTGNDDRLFFRRTLDMITGKKQAGGNVVTTLNAAAQKAAYKGLLKQGKGAVAAIDPETGAILALASTPSYDPSTFAGNSTKVDGNAWNKLQKKNNPDDPMQNRALREIYPPGSTFKVVTAAAALEHGIVDSADEKTDSPLPYTLPDTTTELKNEGNIPCKNATLREALRVSCNTVFGKLGVDVGKEDMLETAKKFGFNEEQFVPIRSSASNFPEKMDRPQTALSSIGQFETATTPLQMAMVASAVANDGTLMKPYMVDKLQAPSLDVIEQTDPEKMSEPLSEKNAQILQSIMETVVEKGTGTNAQINESGVTVGGKTGTAQRGVDNSENPYAWFISYAKLDDGSSPVAVAVVVEDESANRDDISGGGLAAPIARDVMKAVIDSKK